In the genome of Candidatus Promineifilum breve, the window CGCCGCGCCCACCCCATGCGTCACGCTGTGGGCCAGCTCTTCGCCCAGCGTGTAATGCTCATTCACCGGCTCACTCATCCGCGCTTTGTCAATTTTCATCGTTGCCTCCGTCAATTCCCGCGCCTATCGTACCACTGATCGGTTCATTTGCCTTAAAGGCTAACCTTTCTTAATATAAGGGTGAGACCATTGCCGCTCAGAGTAAAGGCGATTATGCTTCAATGATCGGCCAATCGCCATGATTCGGCCGCGGGGGTTTGTCCCTTATCATCGCAAGGAGAATGAGGAAGTGAGAACAAGAAGATTAGAATTACTGCTCGTCATTTCGACCGCGCTACTGTTGGCGCTGGTCGCCTGTGGCGCGGCAACCGAAAGCACCACTGACGCGCCGGCCGCCGGCAGCGGGGCCATCATCGGCAGCGTCGTCTATCTGGAACGCTCGGCCCTCGACCCGACGGCGGTCATCGAGGTCTACCTGATGCAAAACGATACGGTCATCGCCACCCAGACGATTCCCGCCGAGGGACGCCAGGTGCCCATCCCCTTTGAATTGACCTATGACCCGGCGCTGATCGACCAGACGCAGACCTACCTCGTGGCCGCCCGCATCCTGGTGGGTGGCGCGCCGGTCTTCGCCTCGCAGGCCGCCGTGCCCGTCATCACCAACGGCGCGCCGACGAACGGCGTGGAAGTGATGGTCGGCCCGGTGATGACCGGCGCGGCCGGCGGCAATCTGACCGGCACCGTCACCTATCTGGAGCGCATCGCCCTGACGCCCGATGCCGTCATCCACGTCGAACTACAGGACGTGTCGTCCGGCATCACGTCGGTCATCGCCGCCGTCGATGTCAACGCCGAGGGGCGGCAAGTGCCCATCCCGTTCGAGCTGGCCTATGATGCGGCGGCCATCGACCCGGCCGGCACCTATTTGCTGAGCGCCAACATCACCCAGGGCGGCCAGATCACCTTCGCCGCGCCCACGGGCGTGCCGGTGCTGACCAATGGCGCGCCGACGAGCAACGTGGAGATCGTCGTCAGCAACGCCGCCGTGTCGCCCATGGCCGGCTCCATTCAGGGCACAGTGACCACCGCCCGCCCGCCGGAAACGCTCGACCCGGCGGCCGTGCTCCAGGTGGAACTGCGCGAGCCGATGCTGGCCGACGCGCCGGCCGCGGCCACCCTTGAGATCCCGCTGGCCGGCATGGCCTTCCCGTTCTCGTTCGATCTGCCCTATGACCCGGCGACCATCGACGCCACGAAGAGCTATGCCGTGGCCGCGCGCATCCTGTCCGGCAACCAACTGCTTTTTGTCTCGCTGGCCCCCGTGCCGGTGCTGACCGGCGGCGCGCCGGCCAGCCAGATCACTGTGCCCGTGGCCGCCGTGCCCGACCCGGCCGGCGGCGTGCTGCGCTTCACCGTCAGCAGCGACACGCCCATGACCTGGCCCGCCGATTCGCCGGCCTATCTCAACGTCGAGATCCGCGAGCCGATGCTGGCCGACGCGCCGGCCACGGCCTTCGGCTACATCCCGCTGGCCGGGCTGTCGCTGCCCGTGGCCTTTGAACTGGGCTACGACGCGGCGGCCATCAATCCCGACCGGCAATACATCTTCGACGCGCGTATCATCGACAACAACGCCCTGACCTTCTCATCGGCCGCGGCCACGCCGGTGCTGACCCAGGGCAACCCGACCAACGACGTGACGCTCACGCTGGTGGCCGCGACGATCACCGACGCGCCGCCCACCGGGGCCATCACCGGCGTGGTGACTACCGACGCGCCTGTGCCGCTGGACCCGGCGGCTGCGCTCTACGTCGACTTCCGCCAGGCGGGCACGACCGGCGACCCCATCGTGACCATCTCGC includes:
- a CDS encoding YbaY family lipoprotein, translating into MRTRRLELLLVISTALLLALVACGAATESTTDAPAAGSGAIIGSVVYLERSALDPTAVIEVYLMQNDTVIATQTIPAEGRQVPIPFELTYDPALIDQTQTYLVAARILVGGAPVFASQAAVPVITNGAPTNGVEVMVGPVMTGAAGGNLTGTVTYLERIALTPDAVIHVELQDVSSGITSVIAAVDVNAEGRQVPIPFELAYDAAAIDPAGTYLLSANITQGGQITFAAPTGVPVLTNGAPTSNVEIVVSNAAVSPMAGSIQGTVTTARPPETLDPAAVLQVELREPMLADAPAAATLEIPLAGMAFPFSFDLPYDPATIDATKSYAVAARILSGNQLLFVSLAPVPVLTGGAPASQITVPVAAVPDPAGGVLRFTVSSDTPMTWPADSPAYLNVEIREPMLADAPATAFGYIPLAGLSLPVAFELGYDAAAINPDRQYIFDARIIDNNALTFSSAAATPVLTQGNPTNDVTLTLVAATITDAPPTGAITGVVTTDAPVPLDPAAALYVDFRQAGTTGDPIVTISQTLEGAQFPIPFEVPLNAATIDPNVDYVIGARILLGDQVLYASTVGVPVVTKGNPTTDVTVNIPPQ